DNA sequence from the Aneurinibacillus sp. REN35 genome:
TTTCCCACAGTGCCTTTGTATACATACCGATTTGTATCCCCTTCATAGCGCGGCGATACAAGATCAGAGTTGATGGCAGCAATATAGTCGAATCCGTATTGTTCTTCCCATTCCTTAAGCGGATACAGCGCGGAAAGAATACCGTGCGAGCTGTCTTCTTCATCACACTCCGCTACCAGGACAAGATTGCCGGCCAATTCTTCCGGATGCTCGGCATAATATCGGAGCAGGTATAGGTTGCTTGCCACTCCGCTTTTCATATCGAGCACCCCACGCCCGAACAGCCACTCATTCGATTCAAGCTGTGCTTGAATGGAAGAGGGAAGTGATTCTTTTCGTAACGCTGTCATTAGAGCATCCGGATTGCAGGCTACATCCTTTAGTTGTCCGTAGTCATCGATGCCGACCGTATCGATATGGCCCATTAAGATAATCGTACGTTGGCTTTTCGTTTTTGTACCTCGGACACATGCGAGCACATTGGAACGAGTTACATTGTCATGTACTGTTTGGATGCAGCGTACCTGCTGCGGATGCTGTGCGAAGTATGGCCACGCCTTTACTTGATTGTATATCTGCTTCGCTAGTACTTGTTCGCCTTCTGAGTTAACAATACTTTCTGTATGAACCAACTCCTTTGTTAGAGAAAGAACTTCATCTACACAATGCAGCATTGGATAGGTACCCCCTTTTTCTTTATCTGGCATAAAACAGTGCTTATCTTCCTCTTTATAATCCTACTCTGGATGAAAAATCAAGGGAAAATTGCGAAAGATTTAAATTTATACACAATGTATAAAAGTGGGCTAACTTTTTTGTTTATTTATATTATTATAAAATTTAGATATTTCATGTAAAATAGAACAAACATAAATAAAACACAAAACAAGGGGGGCAACTATGAAACGGATCATTGCAATGCTGGCTACGTTGGGGATGTTGATGACACTTCTGCTCGTAGGCTGTGGATCACCCAAGGAAGCGAAAGAGACAGCGAGTAAACCACAGGAAAAGGGAGCGGAGCAGAAGGCGGAACTCAAGCTGGTGGAAGATGGCACGCTCATGTTTGCGGCAAGCGGATTGTACAAGCCGTTTAACTTCAAAAAGGATGGGCAGCTTACCGGCTTTGACGTGGAAGTTGGGAATGAAATAGCAAAGCGGATGGGACTGAAGGCAAAGCCTGTAACCAATCCGTGGGAGACGCTGATTCAAGGGCTGAAGGGAAATAAATTCGATGCCATTATTGGTAGCATGTCCATTACTCCAGAGCGGGCCGCTCAGGTGGATTTTACAGATCCGTACTACATATCCGGTGCTCAGATTTTTGTGGCTGAATCAAATAATAGCATTAAGTCAAAAGATGATTTAAAAGATAAGACCATTGGTGTTGTGCAATCCAGTACATTCAAAGATATTGCACAAGAATATACAAAGAAAATTAAAAGCTTTCCAAGTGATGTGTATGCACTGCAGGATTTGCCACCTGGCCGCTTAGATGCCGTCATTACAGATAAAATGGTAGGAATCAGTGCGATCAATGAACAGAAGGTTAAGATCAAGACGGTTGGCGATCTGCTGTATGAAGATAAAATCGGTATGGCTGTCAACAAAGGAAACGATGAGCTGCTGAAGCAAATGAATAAGGCGCTCGCAGATATGATTCAAGATGGTACGTATGAAAAAATCAGCATGAAATGGTTCAACCGCAACATCTTGAAATAAGTAAGAAAATGAGATGATGCGCTGGCAGCCAGCGCATCATTTTTGCTAAAGGGAGGGTACCAATGGGCACATTTATCACAAATATTACACAAATATTCCAAACGCATGGTCTTGCTTTTCTGCAAGCTTCCTTGTTAACTATTCAGATTACAGCGATATCGCTGATCTTTGCTGTAGTCATCGGCCTTATTTTTGCTTTTTTTAAGATTTCAGATAGCAAACTGCTGCACCGCATTGCTGACGCATATATTACACTAATAAGAGGAACACCCCTCATTGTTCAGTTGATGTTTTTGTACTATGGGATTTCAAGTGTAATTACACTCAATGATTTCACAGCAGGTGCACTTGCGTTAGGGATACACTCCGGAGCTTATATCGCCGAGATTTTCCGTGGAGCCATTCAATCAATTGACAAAGGACAGATGGAGGCGGCGCGTTCTCTGGGAATGCCGTATCCACTTGCTATGCGGCGAATTATATTCCCGCAGGCGCTTAAGCGAGCCATTCCTCCCCTTGGCAACCAATTTATTATCGGGCTGAAGGATTCGGCATTGGTTGCGTACATCGGAGCGACAGAATTGTTCAACACCGCCCTATCGGCTCAAGGTGAGAACTATATGCCGTTTGAGACATATTTTGTTGTTGGGATGTACTATCTCATTCTCGTGCTTATTTTTACCTTTATTCTAAATAAGATCGAGGCGAGGCTGGACATACGGCAGGGTAAAAGTAAGAATGTACAGAGCGAGGTGAAGGCGGCATGATTACGATCAAGCATATGAATAAGTCGTTTGGAGAGCTGCAGGTACTGCGGGATATTAGCATTGATATTAACAAAAGCGAAGTGGTCGTATTGATAGGGGCAAGCGGCTCTGGGAAAAGTACGCTGCTGCGCTGCTTGAACTTTTTAGAAATTGCTGATAACGGGGAGATCTGGATTGACGGAGAGCAGATTGATGCGAAGAAAACCGACCTGAATCGTATTCGACAGGAAGTCGGCATGGTATTTCAGCATTTTAACTTATTTCCTCATATGTCGGTAATCGAGAATGTGATTGAAGCACCTGTCCATGTAAAAAAGGTAAGCAAAGCAGAAGCAAGACAAAAAGCAATGGAGTTATTAAGGAAAGTTGGATTATCGGATAAAGCGGATGCGTATCCTGAGCAATTATCAGGGGGGCAGAAGCAGCGAGTGGCGATTGCAAGGGCATTGGCTATGGAACCGAAAGTGATGCTATTCGATGAGCCCACGTCAGCGCTTGACCCGGAATTGGTAGGAGAGGTATTGCAGGTAATGAAAGACCTTGCTAAAGACGGAATGACGATGGTAGTTGTAACACATGAAATGGGCTTTGCTAGAGAAGTGGCAGATCGTGTGATTATGCTGGCAGATGGTGTTATTATCGAAGATGGGCATCCTGCGGATGTATTTACTGCGCCAAAACATGAACGGACGCAGAAATTCCTCAAGCAAATCGTATAATTGAGAAGGAAGGGGAACTTGTCTTGGAGCAATGGCATGAAAGGATGACGAGCTGGACCAAATGGGCGGGATGGAACGATAGCATCCACCAGGTTATCATCGTGTCGACAGCGGATTGGCAGAGCCGTCAGGCACGTCTTGAGACGTTTGAGAAGGTGAATGGAACATGGCTGCCTGCGCTTCATTCGATGCCTGCTGTGGTTGGCAAAAATGGCTATGCATTGTCTTCCGATAAAAAAGAAGGAGATGCTTCCTCCCCAGCCGGTATGTATAAGCTGGGTACAGCATTCGGAACAGCCCCGAAGCCAACGGGCGTGCGAATACCGTACCGTCCAGTTACGCGCCAGGATTACTGGATCGATGATAAATCGTCACCTGATTATAATACATGGGTACATCATGAGGGAGATCCGCGGAAGCGATGGAAGACATTTGAGCGGCTTGCCATCCCTCTTTATAAATACGCGTTAGTTATCCGATATAATGATGAACCTGTGCTGCCAGGGAAGGGAAGCGCCATTTTTATGCATATATGGCGCGGGCCTGCCAGCTATACGGCAGGCTGTGTCGCTTTGTCTGAGACTAATTTGCTTGCCGTACTCAGATGGCTTGACCCAGACAAATCACCTTTCATTCTCCAAGGTCCCGCATCTTTTCTAACTTCTTTCACCCCATAATAGATGGACTTGTAAAACGCGAGATATAGGAGATTATCTCGCGTTTTTTGTATTAAACCGTTTTATAGCGGGCAAGAAAAATCATCAGCATGGTTCCTGCTCCAAGGTATCCGAATATCGGATACAAGTGGTGAACCAGTGTAGAGAAACCGAACTGACTGATAAGATAGCAGATCATTAGTAGACCGACAATCAACAGACGTGGATGGGAAGCAAAGGGTGCAAAGAGTTGAAGCTGACGGGTAAGGCCAAATACATTACCGACCAGCGTCGTAAAGATCTCACCTAGAATGACAAGGCTAAACATCCATTGTATAAAGGGACCCAAAGAGGCGACAACCATTGCCATCGGTACTTCCGCTTGGGCAATATCATTTTTGTAGGTGAGAAGGGCATAATTGCTTAGCAAAAGCAGAATTCCCAGCCCTGCGCCTCCAATCATGCTCCCGTTGATTAAGGTTCGCCGATCCTGTACTTCATTGCCGAGTGGTACAAGCACAGCTAAAGCAAGTGAAAGATTAAAGGCCACATAGAGAAACGGGGAGAGGGTCCACCCTGCAGGAGAGGGAGTAGGTGATACGGGCAGGTTCATTCCGTTCTCTGCGAATGTGTACATTCCAATCAAGATCGTAAAGCCGAGCATAATAGGAACGACAAGCATATTGATGGACATAATAGCATGCATGCCCCGCGAAGTAATAAGATAGACGAGCAATGCAGTGCCAAGGATTCCGACCTGATAGAATCCTCCCCATTGCTGGGTAAATAAAGCGCCGCTTCCGGCCAGCATAACGCCGGTGGTACATAATAATGTCAGCAATGTAAAGCCATTAACCCATACGCCCGCCTTTTTACCGAATACATATTCATTGAATTGATGGTAGGAAGAAGCCTGGATACGACTTGCAAGCAGCATAATTTGTGCGCCTGCAAGAGTAAAGAGCAGTACGCTAACGAGAATAATAATGATACTTTTATTTCCGTAGCGTGTAACGAAGTGAAAGATTTCCTGCCCGCTTGCAAAGCCCGCTCCGACAATTGTTCCGATATACGTGAAACCGACCTGAAGTGCGGCAAACCACCGGGTCGGCTGCGCGGCTGCGTTCGTAGCCATCACCCCGATTTCATTGGATTCTTTACTATTCTATGAGATTGTCCCCCTCGATAGACTGTTCTTCTCTACATAAAAAATATCGTTACATTCTGTTGGTTTTGCATTAAAATAGAAGAAATAAACAGGCGTTTTTACTATTGGGAGAAAGCAGAGGGATACAAACGCATGATCAAGTGGATAAAGGAATGGGTGCCTGTCATTTTATTGGCAATCGTGCTGAGCATGACCATTCGCACATACATTGGGGAAGCGGTTGTCGTGCCGAGCGGTTCTATGCTCCCGACGATTCATATTAATGACAGATTAGCAGTGGATAAGATGACAGGGGCAGAAGAGCTGACGCACGGTGATATTGTGGTGTTCTATCCGCCGCTGCCAGATAAGAAGGATGAGCGATTTATCAAGCGGCTGATTGGTGTTGGCGGAGATACAATTGAGATTAAAGATGGTGTACTGTATCGCAATGGGAAAAAGGTGGATGAGCCTTATATTAAAGAGCCGATGACATACGATTTCGGGCCTGTTGTCGTTCCGAAAGGCAAGTTCTTCTTCCTTGGGGATAACCGCAATGAAAGCTATGACTCACATCTATGGCCTGATCCGTTTGTTGATATTAGTGCCATCGAAGGAAAAGCCAGATTTCGCTTTTATCCATTTACCGATATGCAGTCCATGTAAAATAAAGCTGACGAATGAAGGAGATCCCCTGGTTCGTCAGCTTTTTACGTTCATACCAAGGGTGCGTATTGTGAGGTGTTACGTTTCCCTTTTTTCAGGGAATAATTTGAGTAGGAAGATATCGGTTGTCAGGAAATGAGATGAAAAGGGCGGTGTAAGCCATGGGCAATGTAATGAATAGAGGGAAAATGCTTGTTATCTACAATCCGGTGGCGGGGCAAGAGATTATCAGTCAAGCGTTAGGAGAAGTCGCCATGTCACTACAGGAGAAGTGGGACATTACGCTTCGTCCTACACTATGTAAGGCGCATGCAGAAAAAATTGCGTATGAGGAAGGGGCAGGCTACGCCGTTGTCGTTGCAGCCGGAGGCGACGGAACGATTCATGAAGTGGTGAATGGTCTAATGCGGCTTGACCATCGCCCAACGCTTGGCATTCTGCCTGCCGGTACGGCTAATGACATTGCCCGCACACTTCGAATTCCGCTTGACTTGCTTGCGGCCTGTCAATTCATGAAGCAGACCGAAGCGTGTGCTATAGATATTGGACGCTATGGTAAACGGCACTTCGTTAATTTTCTTGGTGTTGGTTTAATTTCTACAGTCTCCAATGAAGTGAAGAATGAAACAAAAACCTATCTTAGGCACTTTACTTATTACTTAAAATCACTCCAGCATTTCCAAGGCGATAATTTATTCAATGTTGTGCTTACCACAGAAACCGAAAAAATTGAAAAAGAAGCAGTGATGGTATATGTAGCGAATGGACAGTCGATTGCAGGGATGGAACTATTTACAAATAATGAACTCAATAACGGTACATTCGAAGTGATTGTAGTGGAGAATGTAGGGCTCTCTGAAATCGTGAGTGTCATGTCATCCTATCTGCGCCGAGAGCCTTTCGAACATGAAGCGATTTCTCGTTACAAAACCGCTTCCTTTACTTTAGAATGTACGCCTCCGCAGCTCATTGATACCGATGGTGAGAAGCATGGACAGACGCCGGTGAAGGTGACACTGCTCCCACGCGCCCTCCGTGTGATCGGCCAAATTAGCGTGTGAAATCTCTTGCATTATTATATATAAATGTTTGAATCTCGCTCCTTGTGGAAAGGAATACATGTCACCATTTCACAAATGAAAAGGAGCGAGGATACACAATGAATACAAATTGCAAAGTACAGGAATATGACAACACGGTGCAAGCATATCAGGCGGTCAATAACCTGCAGAATGCAGGGTACGGCAAAGATCATATGTATCTGTTTGCTCATGACAAAAGCGTCTCCAAAGACCTGACAGATCGGACGAATACCGAGAATATGGGTGTAGCGGAAAAAGGCGTGATGGATACTGTGGCCAATATGTTTAAGAGTCGTGGCGATGAGCTGCGCAACGAATTTAAAAACCTTGGCTTTAGCCAGGCTGAAGCTAATCAATATGAAGAGCGTCTCGATCAAGGAAAAGTACTGCTGGTCGTCAAAGATTACCGTGATGACGTAGACAGCTATTTATAAGAAAAATGCTAAGAACACGATTTTGATGAAAAGAAAAGTGGTAAGCCTTACTAGAAGGCTTACCACTTTTGTACGTTTTATCTGTGTTTGATTCGTGTAAGTCTGGCTTCGACTCTTTTGCTGATGAACCAGAGTGCAAAGATAGCTAATCCAACAAGCACAAGCTTCCATGGGCTTTCGATAAAAGACATTAAGTCGTGACCGATAAAGGAGACGGCAAAAATCATAATCGCTTTACCAAGAATAATGGCAGCGACAAAGTGACTGGTTGGAATGCTGGAGAGCCCGGCTACAACATTCACAAGCGATGATGGTGTGAAAGGAAAGCAGGAGAGCAGGAGAATGGCGGTAAATCCATGCCGATTCATCCAGTTCATCGCATCGTTCACTTTAGGGTGACGGGTGAGAAAATGTAAGAAACGGTGTTGTCCAAGCTTGCGGCAAATTGTGAATACGGTAATTGATCCTGAGGCCACACCGATCCATGAATACAAAAAGCCGAGCCAGAGACCATAGGCTGCGGCGTTACCTGCAACGATAGCAACCAGAGGCAGCGGCGGGAAGAATGATTCAATAAATGTCATCAGAATTCCCGGCAGCGGCCCGAATGATTCATATTTGGCAAACAGCGCTATTAAGTTTTCTTCAGAAAAATAGGCCTTTAACTCTGTCCAGTTCATAGGTTCATTTTACACCAAAAAAGAAGGAAAGTGCACGGGGAAGTTGATTTTGCCAAAAACCCCAGTCATGGCCGCCATCTTCTTCAATATATGTGACGGAAGCGCCGCGC
Encoded proteins:
- a CDS encoding ABC transporter substrate-binding protein — translated: MKRIIAMLATLGMLMTLLLVGCGSPKEAKETASKPQEKGAEQKAELKLVEDGTLMFAASGLYKPFNFKKDGQLTGFDVEVGNEIAKRMGLKAKPVTNPWETLIQGLKGNKFDAIIGSMSITPERAAQVDFTDPYYISGAQIFVAESNNSIKSKDDLKDKTIGVVQSSTFKDIAQEYTKKIKSFPSDVYALQDLPPGRLDAVITDKMVGISAINEQKVKIKTVGDLLYEDKIGMAVNKGNDELLKQMNKALADMIQDGTYEKISMKWFNRNILK
- a CDS encoding amino acid ABC transporter permease gives rise to the protein MGTFITNITQIFQTHGLAFLQASLLTIQITAISLIFAVVIGLIFAFFKISDSKLLHRIADAYITLIRGTPLIVQLMFLYYGISSVITLNDFTAGALALGIHSGAYIAEIFRGAIQSIDKGQMEAARSLGMPYPLAMRRIIFPQALKRAIPPLGNQFIIGLKDSALVAYIGATELFNTALSAQGENYMPFETYFVVGMYYLILVLIFTFILNKIEARLDIRQGKSKNVQSEVKAA
- a CDS encoding amino acid ABC transporter ATP-binding protein, with protein sequence MITIKHMNKSFGELQVLRDISIDINKSEVVVLIGASGSGKSTLLRCLNFLEIADNGEIWIDGEQIDAKKTDLNRIRQEVGMVFQHFNLFPHMSVIENVIEAPVHVKKVSKAEARQKAMELLRKVGLSDKADAYPEQLSGGQKQRVAIARALAMEPKVMLFDEPTSALDPELVGEVLQVMKDLAKDGMTMVVVTHEMGFAREVADRVIMLADGVIIEDGHPADVFTAPKHERTQKFLKQIV
- a CDS encoding L,D-transpeptidase family protein; the encoded protein is MEQWHERMTSWTKWAGWNDSIHQVIIVSTADWQSRQARLETFEKVNGTWLPALHSMPAVVGKNGYALSSDKKEGDASSPAGMYKLGTAFGTAPKPTGVRIPYRPVTRQDYWIDDKSSPDYNTWVHHEGDPRKRWKTFERLAIPLYKYALVIRYNDEPVLPGKGSAIFMHIWRGPASYTAGCVALSETNLLAVLRWLDPDKSPFILQGPASFLTSFTP
- a CDS encoding YkvI family membrane protein, which encodes MATNAAAQPTRWFAALQVGFTYIGTIVGAGFASGQEIFHFVTRYGNKSIIIILVSVLLFTLAGAQIMLLASRIQASSYHQFNEYVFGKKAGVWVNGFTLLTLLCTTGVMLAGSGALFTQQWGGFYQVGILGTALLVYLITSRGMHAIMSINMLVVPIMLGFTILIGMYTFAENGMNLPVSPTPSPAGWTLSPFLYVAFNLSLALAVLVPLGNEVQDRRTLINGSMIGGAGLGILLLLSNYALLTYKNDIAQAEVPMAMVVASLGPFIQWMFSLVILGEIFTTLVGNVFGLTRQLQLFAPFASHPRLLIVGLLMICYLISQFGFSTLVHHLYPIFGYLGAGTMLMIFLARYKTV
- the lepB gene encoding signal peptidase I, with the translated sequence MIKWIKEWVPVILLAIVLSMTIRTYIGEAVVVPSGSMLPTIHINDRLAVDKMTGAEELTHGDIVVFYPPLPDKKDERFIKRLIGVGGDTIEIKDGVLYRNGKKVDEPYIKEPMTYDFGPVVVPKGKFFFLGDNRNESYDSHLWPDPFVDISAIEGKARFRFYPFTDMQSM
- a CDS encoding diacylglycerol/lipid kinase family protein; the encoded protein is MGNVMNRGKMLVIYNPVAGQEIISQALGEVAMSLQEKWDITLRPTLCKAHAEKIAYEEGAGYAVVVAAGGDGTIHEVVNGLMRLDHRPTLGILPAGTANDIARTLRIPLDLLAACQFMKQTEACAIDIGRYGKRHFVNFLGVGLISTVSNEVKNETKTYLRHFTYYLKSLQHFQGDNLFNVVLTTETEKIEKEAVMVYVANGQSIAGMELFTNNELNNGTFEVIVVENVGLSEIVSVMSSYLRREPFEHEAISRYKTASFTLECTPPQLIDTDGEKHGQTPVKVTLLPRALRVIGQISV
- a CDS encoding general stress protein, with protein sequence MNTNCKVQEYDNTVQAYQAVNNLQNAGYGKDHMYLFAHDKSVSKDLTDRTNTENMGVAEKGVMDTVANMFKSRGDELRNEFKNLGFSQAEANQYEERLDQGKVLLVVKDYRDDVDSYL
- a CDS encoding TVP38/TMEM64 family protein, coding for MNWTELKAYFSEENLIALFAKYESFGPLPGILMTFIESFFPPLPLVAIVAGNAAAYGLWLGFLYSWIGVASGSITVFTICRKLGQHRFLHFLTRHPKVNDAMNWMNRHGFTAILLLSCFPFTPSSLVNVVAGLSSIPTSHFVAAIILGKAIMIFAVSFIGHDLMSFIESPWKLVLVGLAIFALWFISKRVEARLTRIKHR